A genomic stretch from Edaphobacter aggregans includes:
- a CDS encoding porin: MKSSICGLSLAMLFFGAGLIFNAVDLRAQERAPQPTAEEIKAAQDQKIQLLQDKLEEIQQQIVELKRANSAQPETHHITTAKASAPPPAVSEEPVITDPSNPKSEPFAFADFTWLTGNARTMDTPYATKFFTPEIRTDTNYTYDYRHPQDNTIGGSSEVFRANEVQLTQLGVGGDFHYDNVRARLMTQFGLYSQTTPRNDASTARGQWNLADAYRYVSEAYGGYHFNVQHGLNVDAGIFMSYVGLFSYYQFDNWAYQPSYVSSNTPWFFNGVRVQWFPTAKLKIEPWFINGWQSYGRFNNRPGLGGQILWRPNGNWSIVGNQYGYGEDALGIPTRTRYHTDDSVQYKYYDRPTSFISKAAATLTGDAGCESGGGVSCFGNGKTGPKQSFLGFMAYNRVWFDHDRYALTLGGGKINNPGRYLVLLPPINGATAASGTPYFTENPGDPFKAWDTSVTADYMPSQYFTYRFEYNHRAANVPYFTGPGGVTPPGGNTGAPGSVVPGWTPDLRNSENRITVAFLLKF; this comes from the coding sequence ATGAAATCAAGCATTTGCGGACTTAGCCTCGCGATGCTCTTTTTTGGTGCGGGCCTGATTTTCAATGCAGTCGATCTTCGAGCACAGGAGCGCGCTCCTCAACCGACTGCGGAGGAGATCAAAGCTGCGCAAGATCAGAAGATTCAGCTACTGCAGGACAAGTTAGAGGAGATTCAGCAGCAGATCGTTGAGCTGAAGCGGGCTAACTCAGCTCAACCGGAGACGCACCACATCACAACGGCCAAAGCTTCTGCTCCCCCGCCAGCTGTTTCCGAGGAGCCTGTGATCACCGATCCCTCCAATCCAAAGTCAGAGCCGTTCGCCTTTGCCGATTTCACCTGGCTCACGGGCAACGCCCGCACCATGGATACTCCGTACGCAACTAAGTTCTTCACGCCGGAGATTCGTACGGACACCAACTACACCTACGACTACCGTCACCCGCAGGACAACACCATCGGCGGATCGAGTGAAGTCTTCCGCGCGAATGAGGTGCAGTTGACCCAACTCGGAGTCGGCGGCGACTTCCACTACGACAATGTGCGCGCTCGCTTGATGACGCAGTTCGGCCTGTACTCCCAGACTACACCGCGCAACGATGCAAGCACCGCACGAGGCCAGTGGAACCTCGCGGATGCATATCGCTATGTCTCTGAGGCATACGGTGGCTATCACTTCAACGTACAGCATGGATTGAACGTCGACGCCGGCATTTTCATGTCGTACGTCGGTCTGTTTTCCTACTACCAGTTCGACAACTGGGCCTATCAGCCGTCGTATGTCTCTTCCAACACGCCGTGGTTCTTCAATGGCGTACGCGTGCAGTGGTTTCCGACGGCAAAGCTGAAGATCGAACCGTGGTTCATCAACGGCTGGCAGTCTTACGGCAGGTTCAATAATCGGCCCGGTCTCGGCGGGCAGATTCTCTGGAGGCCCAATGGCAACTGGTCGATTGTGGGCAATCAGTACGGTTACGGTGAGGATGCTCTTGGTATACCTACGCGCACTCGTTACCACACCGACGATAGCGTTCAGTACAAGTACTATGACCGCCCCACGTCATTTATCAGCAAGGCGGCCGCCACGCTCACCGGAGACGCTGGTTGCGAGAGCGGGGGCGGTGTCAGCTGCTTCGGCAACGGCAAGACCGGACCGAAACAGAGCTTCCTCGGCTTCATGGCTTACAACCGCGTCTGGTTCGATCACGATCGTTACGCTTTGACTCTTGGTGGCGGAAAGATCAACAACCCTGGCCGATATCTTGTACTGTTGCCGCCGATCAATGGAGCGACAGCGGCCTCGGGGACGCCGTACTTCACCGAGAATCCGGGCGATCCGTTCAAGGCGTGGGACACTTCGGTTACGGCAGATTACATGCCGAGCCAGTACTTCACCTACCGCTTCGAGTACAACCATCGCGCCGCGAATGTTCCCTACTTCACCGGACCTGGAGGCGTGACACCTCCGGGAGGAAACACCGGCGCCCCTGGTTCGGTTGTTCCGGGCTGGACTCCGGATCTTCGCAACAGCGAGAACCGGATAACCGTCGCCTTCCTGCTGAAGTTCTAA
- a CDS encoding aldo/keto reductase — protein sequence MEYRQLGKSGLKVPELCFGAGTFGAANEFFKAWSETTQEEANRIVGICMDAGLNFFDTADIYSDGSSETALGKALSHLKREDVLISTKATFRFGTGPNDVGSSRYHLIQSLERSLKRLGTDYIDVYHLHAFDATTPVEETLNTLDKFVREGKVRYIACSNFSGWHLMKSLSVSERYGWARYVGHQAYYSLVGRDYEWELMPLALDQGVGALVWSPLGWGRLTGKIRRETGIPKDSRLNTKVVVEGGPKPDEEYLYKVVDAIDEIAKETGKTVPQIALNWVLQRPSISTVIIGARNEEQLKQNLGAVGWKLTAEQIAKLDAASDVPRAYPYWHQLQFDERNPKPV from the coding sequence ATGGAATATAGACAGCTTGGTAAATCAGGTTTGAAGGTGCCGGAGCTTTGCTTCGGGGCGGGAACGTTTGGCGCAGCGAACGAGTTCTTCAAGGCGTGGTCGGAGACGACGCAGGAAGAGGCGAACAGGATCGTCGGGATCTGTATGGACGCCGGTTTGAACTTTTTCGATACGGCCGATATCTACTCGGATGGGAGCAGCGAAACGGCGCTCGGTAAGGCGCTGTCGCATCTCAAGCGCGAGGATGTGCTGATCTCGACCAAGGCTACGTTTCGATTCGGCACAGGACCAAACGACGTAGGCTCGTCGCGCTATCACCTCATCCAATCGCTCGAGCGGAGCCTGAAACGGCTCGGCACCGACTACATCGACGTCTACCACCTGCATGCGTTCGATGCGACGACGCCAGTGGAGGAGACACTCAACACGCTCGACAAGTTCGTCCGCGAGGGCAAGGTACGGTACATAGCCTGCTCGAATTTTTCAGGCTGGCACTTGATGAAGTCGCTGAGCGTAAGCGAACGCTACGGATGGGCACGATACGTCGGGCATCAAGCCTACTACTCACTCGTAGGACGCGACTATGAGTGGGAGTTGATGCCGCTCGCACTCGATCAGGGCGTTGGTGCGCTGGTCTGGTCGCCTCTAGGATGGGGCCGCCTAACGGGCAAGATTCGCCGTGAGACTGGGATTCCGAAGGACAGCCGCTTGAACACGAAGGTGGTTGTGGAGGGTGGACCGAAGCCAGACGAAGAGTATCTCTACAAAGTAGTCGATGCGATTGATGAGATCGCGAAGGAGACAGGCAAGACAGTTCCGCAGATTGCACTGAACTGGGTGCTGCAGCGTCCAAGCATTTCGACGGTGATTATCGGCGCTCGCAATGAAGAGCAGTTGAAGCAGAACCTCGGCGCAGTCGGATGGAAGCTCACGGCAGAGCAGATTGCAAAACTCGATGCTGCGAGCGATGTTCCGCGAGCTTACCCATACTGGCACCAGCTGCAATTTGACGAGCGGAACCCGAAGCCGGTGTAA
- a CDS encoding nuclear transport factor 2 family protein, whose protein sequence is MYRSVSAVLIAIYLWCAPVFAQTNSMAEDSAIRAVLAQQAVDWNRGDMDVFATGYRNSPDILFIGSKISRGYSQMLERYRTAYSTREKMGTLTYSDIEVQPLDDRFATVTGKFHLERTAAGGGDASGTYLLVFEKTPQGWKIVRDVTIPAAKQ, encoded by the coding sequence ATGTATCGCTCAGTTTCGGCAGTTTTGATAGCAATTTATCTGTGGTGCGCTCCCGTCTTTGCGCAGACGAACTCGATGGCAGAAGATTCTGCGATACGGGCAGTCCTCGCTCAGCAGGCTGTGGACTGGAACCGCGGCGATATGGACGTATTCGCGACGGGCTACAGGAACTCGCCCGACATACTTTTTATAGGCTCGAAGATAAGCCGTGGTTATTCGCAAATGCTGGAGCGCTATCGCACCGCTTATTCCACGCGGGAAAAGATGGGAACCCTGACGTATAGCGATATCGAGGTTCAGCCACTCGATGATCGCTTCGCAACGGTGACAGGAAAGTTTCACCTGGAGCGCACTGCAGCGGGCGGCGGCGATGCGAGTGGGACGTACCTGTTGGTCTTCGAGAAGACCCCGCAAGGTTGGAAGATTGTGCGTGATGTGACGATTCCCGCAGCGAAACAATAA